One window of Trichomycterus rosablanca isolate fTriRos1 chromosome 2, fTriRos1.hap1, whole genome shotgun sequence genomic DNA carries:
- the LOC134309159 gene encoding tubulin alpha chain-like, translated as MRECISVHIGQAGVQMGNSCWELYCLEHGIQPDGMISSGSTSLADSSFGTFFSETGAGKYVPRAVFIDLEPTVVDEIRNGHYRQLYHPEQLISGKEDAANNYARGHYTIGKEIVDSVLDRMRKMADQCTGLQGFLIFHSFGGGTGSGFTSLLMERLSVDYGKKSKLEFSVYPAPQVSTAVVEPYNSILTTHTTLEHSDCSFMVDNEAIFDICKRNLDIERPSYNNLNRLIAQIVSSITASLRFDGALNVDLTEFQTNLVPYPRIHFPLVTYSPIISAEKAYHEQLSVAEISNACFEPANQMVKCDPRRGKYMACCLLYRGDVVPKDVNAAIASIKTRRSIQFVDWCPTGFKVGINYQPPTVVPGGDLAKVQRAVCMLSNTTAIAEAWSRLDHKFDLMYAKRAFVHWYVGEGMEEGEFSEAREDMAALEKDYEEVGADSAEDAEEEEEEY; from the exons atg AGGGAGTGTATATCTGTGCATATTGGCCAGGCTGGAGTCCAGATGGGTAATTCCTGCTGGGAGTTATACTGTCTAGAACATGGCATCCAGCCTGATGGGATGATCTCTTCTGGCAGCACATCCTTGGCAGATTCTTCCTTTGGTACCTTCTTCAGTGAAACTGGAGCTGGGAAATATGTTCCACGAGCTGTTTTTATTGACCTGGAGCCAACGGTTGTAG ATGAGATCCGAAATGGCCATTATCGACAACTCTATCACCCAGAACAGCTGATTAGTGGTAAAGAGGATGCAGCCAACAACTATGCCAGAGGCCACTACACCATTGGCAAGGAGATTGTGGACTCGGTGCTGGATAGAATGCGAAAAATG GCTGACCAGTGTACAGGTTTGCAGGGTTTTCTGATCTTCCACAGCTTTGGTGGTGGGACTGGATCTGGCTTCACCTCCCTGTTGATGGAACGTCTATCAGTCGACTATGGCAAAAAGTCCAAGCTGGAGTTCTCCGTCTACCCTGCTCCTCAGGTTTCCACTGCAGTGGTAGAACCCTACAATTCTATCCTGACCACTCACACCACCCTTGAGCATTCGGACTGCTCCTTCATGGTCGATAACGAGGCTATTTTTGATATCTGTAAGCGCAATCTGGATATTGAACGTCCATCCTACAACAACCTAAACAGACTGATTGCACAGATTGTTTCCTCAATCACTGCTTCTTTGCGCTTTGATGGCGCTCTAAATGTGGATCTTACAGAATTCCAGACCAATCTGGTTCCATATCCACGAATCCATTTCCCACTAGTTACCTACTCTCCAATTATATCTGCTGAGAAAGCTTACCATGAGCAGCTCTCTGTGGCAGAGATCTCCAATGCTTGTTTTGAGCCAGCTAATCAGATGGTCAAATGTGACCCTCGTCGTGGTAAATATATGGCTTGTTGCCTGTTGTATCGTGGTGATGTGGTACCCAAAGATGTAAATGCTGCTATTGCTAGCATCAAGACTCGTCGCTCGATTCAGTTTGTGGACTGGTGTCCCACAGGATTTAAAGTGGGGATCAACTACCAGCCACCAACTGTAGTTCCTGGTGGAGATCTGGCCAAGGTTCAGAGGGCTGTGTGCATGTTGAGCAACACTACTGCAATTGCAGAAGCTTGGAGTCGTCTGGATCACAAATTTGATCTGATGTATGCCAAGCGGGCATTTGTACACTGGTATGTTGGTGAGGGAATGGAGGAGGGAGAGTTCTCTGAGGCTAGAGAGGACATGGCTGCTCTGGAGAAGGATTATGAGGAGGTTGGAGCAGATTCTGCTGAAGATGCtgaggaagaggaagaagagTACTAA